The genomic stretch AGCCGGCAGCTCTTCGAAAACGCCGGCAGGACGCTTCACTGGTATGAACTCCTGTACACCGGTGAGAGCTGTCATCGCTGGCTTGTTTATTTTCTCTGTCTGGCAGCGCCCCTGGACCAGGATGCGATGGTCGGGGTCAGCAACCGCCTGGGGGTCCCCTCCCGCTATCGCGAGATGTTCTGCGAAGAGCGTGAAGATGCCCATCAGGTTCTACAGCTTCTGGAGCGGCGAAGAGCCAGAGGGTCAGAACCCCGCCCCAGCGACCTCTACCACTGGCTCATGCCGTTTTCCACCGAGGTGCTCCTCTACCTCATGGCGCGAGCCGCCAGCGAGGAGGTCCGCCGCTGGTTTTCCCAGTTTTTCACTCACCTGCGTGGCGTCGCGCCGCTATTGACCGGGCGCGACCTGCAAATCCTGGGTGTCCCGCCCGGGCCGGTCTTCAAGAAAATTCTGGGGACGCTCCTCGATGCGCGACTCAATGGCCGGGTGATCAGCCGCGAAGATGAGGTGGCCCTGGTGCAGCGGCGGTTCCTTCGGGCAGAGTCAAAACGCCCAACGGGCAAACAATAGCTCCTGCCCTGCTGCTCTCGAGCGGGCCACGTTCGTTGACTTGCTTTCCACCATCTGCTACAAGAGCCTTATTTTTTCCGCCAAGTCGAAGGTCATGGAACATTTGGTCGCCAAAATTTCGATCATGCTGGTGCCGGCTCTGCTGGCGGTGACTTTGCATGAGGTCGCGCACGGCTATGTGGCCGACCGTTTCGGTGACCCGACCGCACGTTTGCTCGGTCGGTTGACCCTGAATCCCCTCAAGCATCTCGATCCCATCGGCACGCTGGCGCTGATCGTTTTCAAATTCGGATGGGCGCGTCCCGTGCCGGTCAATTACCGGAATTTACGAAACCCGAAAAGGGATATGATCTGGGTTGCCCTGGCCGGGCCCGCAACCAATCTTGGCCTGGCTGTTTTTTCCGCCTTGTCGATGCGATTTTTCATCCTGTTGCGAAGCACCGACCTTGGCGAATTCGGCAACGTCCTCGATCCGTTGTCGTTAATGGCGGCTTTCAGCCTTTATATCAACGTTATTCTCGGCATCTTCAATCTGATACCCATACCGCCGCTCGATGGCGGGCGGATCCTGAGTGCCATTCTCCCGGAAAGATACGGTGATTTTTTTAACCGACTCGAGTATTTCGGGTTCATCATTATTTTGTTCGTCATATTTTATACGCCAATCTGGCCAATGCTGCTGCAGCCGCTCGTATCCCTCTGTGTGCATGTGCTAGCCGGTAAGGATTCCGCTGTAGTCTTTCAAGTGTTAAACTTCCTGCGGACCTGAGAGTCGTCATTTATTCATGTCATACGAAATTCGTATCGAAAATTTCGAAGGGCCGCTCGATCTGCTTCTTCATCTCATCAAGAAAAATGAGATGGATATCTATAACATCCCCATTGCCGACATCACGGCCCAATACCTGGCGTACATCGACGCCATGAAAAATCTGAATCTGGATGTGGCCGGCGAATTTCTGCTCATGGCTGCCACGTTGCTCCATATCAAATCCCGACTGCTGTTGCCGCAGGCCCAGGAAGACGAACCGGAGGAGGAAGAGGAGGACCCGCGGGCCGAACTGGTGCGACGACTGCTCGAATACCAGAAGTACAAGGAGGCCGCGCACTCCCTCGACACCATGCCCCTGCTCGGTCGAGAGGTCTTCGCCCGCACGTTCTCATCTCCCGACCTTGATGCGACGGAAGAGAGCGGTTTCGAGGCGGTCGGCCTTTACGACCTGGTCGAAGCCTTCCGTTCGATTCTGCGGGGAGGGCCGCCGGAAATCTTTCATGATATCGATGTCGACCAACTGTCGGTGACTGAACGGGTGAATGTGATCCTGACCATTCTCGACGGCCGTGAGAGCCTGTCCTTCCGTGAACTTTTCACCAACCGACCGGACCGCAGCGAGGTCGTGGTCACCTTTCTCGCCATGCTCGAACTGGTCCGCCTGAAACTGGTCCGCCTGATGCAAAACAGCCGATTCGGGGCGATTTGGCTTTATCCAGCCGTTGCCGGCGAGGAAACAGCGTCTCTGCACCTCGAAGAGGATTCCCTTGGATACATCTGAACTCAAGGCGATTGTCGAGAGTCTGGTTTTCATTTCCGATATCCCGCTGCGGCCGGAACGGATTGCCGAAGCGATCGAGGTGGAGCGGGGGAGGGTCGTGGAGATACTGCGGGAACTTGAGTCCGAATACCGGCAGGCCAGGCGCGGTTTTGTGCTGGAAGAGGTCGCCGGCGGCTTCCAGTTTCGCACGCGGGCAGAGCACGTCGAGTGGGTGCGGCGCCTGAACAAGAGCCGTCCCTTCCGCTTCTCCCGGGCGGCCCTGGAAACCCTGGCCATCATCGCCTACCGTCAGCCGATCACCCGCGCCGAGATCGAGTACCTGCGCGGTGTCGACTCGGGTGGGGTCGTCAAAACCCTGCTCGACCGGCATCTGGTGCGGATCCTCGGCAAGAAGGATATTGCCGGCCGACCGATGATCTACGGCACCACCCGCGAATTTCTGGAACTTTTCGGGCTGGGCGACCTGGCGGCCCTTCCGACGCTCAAGGAGTTCAGCGAAATCACCCCTGAGGTGGCCGGCGGCGAAGAGGGCCCGTCCAAGGGTGAATACCCCGACGGGGAATCCGGCGACGAGGCCTGAATCCATGGCCGTAGGCAGAGCCGGGAAATAGACCCGGCTTTTTATTGGAAGAACTTGAGATGAAGGAACGTCTGCAAAAGTTGATAGCTGCTTCCGGACTAGCTTCGCGCCGGGAGGCGGAGCGCTGGATCACCGCCGGCCGGGTGACCGTCAACGGCGAATTCGCCTCCCTGGGTGATAGTGCCGATCCGGCATGCGACCGGGTCGAGGTCGACGGACGCCCCCTGCTGGTCGAAGAACAAAAGTATTATGTGCTTCTCAATAAGCCGGTCGGTTACGTCACTACTCTTAGCGATCCCGAAGGCCGGCCGGTGGTGACCGATCTGGTCAGGGATATCCCCGCCCGTCTCCACCCCGTCGGTCGTCTCGACCTGACGACCGAAGGAGTGCTGCTGCTGACCAATGACGGTGAACTTACCCAACGTCTGGCGCATCCACGGCATGAAGTGGAGAAAACCTATCTGGTCCGGCTCCGCGGTGCGCTGTCGTCTGCCGCACGGCGGCAACTGGCAGAGGGAGTCATGCTGGAGGATGGTCTGACCGCTCCGGCGCGGGTAGAAAAGGTGCGGGCGACCGGAAGTCACACCTGGCTGGAGATCACGATCCGCGAAGGCCGCAACCGCCAAGTACGCCGCATGTGCGAAGCAGTTGGACATCCGGTGAGCCGCCTCAAACGTATCCGCCTGGCCTTTCTCGAGCTGGACTCACTTCCGGCAGGTAAGTATCGCATCCTCTCCCCTGCGGAGGTGGCGCGACTGAAACGACTTTGAGTTCTGTCGTCCCTGATCTCACTTGCTGGACTGATCGTTTAAGAAAAACGGAGTCGGTCCGTGCCTATTATGGGCAACAGCCGAGCAGGATGGAATCCGTCGCGATTCTCACCTCCCAATAGCCGCTTGATGTCTGTGTACTTGCCTGTTTTTCCATCGCTTTTACTCTACAGCCAGACCTTATTTCACCTTGACAGGCTTGTCGGGGATGGTTTAGAGTCACACGGAACGTATTTCAACCTCCAAGTGCGGGTGTAAGTTTTGTCCAGTAAGGAAAATCTCCTGGCCTCGGCCCAGAAGAATTTGCAGAAAGGTCAGATTGCGAAAGCGATCAAAGACTATCAGCAGGTCGTTGAGCAGGATCCCAAAGACATCAGGAACCGGCAGAAACTGGCGGAGCTTTATTGTCGCGCCAGAATGAATGCCGAAGCGCTGGGCGAATACGGCGCGGTAGCCAGGTATTATGC from Desulfuromonadales bacterium encodes the following:
- a CDS encoding site-2 protease family protein; protein product: MLSTICYKSLIFSAKSKVMEHLVAKISIMLVPALLAVTLHEVAHGYVADRFGDPTARLLGRLTLNPLKHLDPIGTLALIVFKFGWARPVPVNYRNLRNPKRDMIWVALAGPATNLGLAVFSALSMRFFILLRSTDLGEFGNVLDPLSLMAAFSLYINVILGIFNLIPIPPLDGGRILSAILPERYGDFFNRLEYFGFIIILFVIFYTPIWPMLLQPLVSLCVHVLAGKDSAVVFQVLNFLRT
- a CDS encoding segregation/condensation protein A → MSYEIRIENFEGPLDLLLHLIKKNEMDIYNIPIADITAQYLAYIDAMKNLNLDVAGEFLLMAATLLHIKSRLLLPQAQEDEPEEEEEDPRAELVRRLLEYQKYKEAAHSLDTMPLLGREVFARTFSSPDLDATEESGFEAVGLYDLVEAFRSILRGGPPEIFHDIDVDQLSVTERVNVILTILDGRESLSFRELFTNRPDRSEVVVTFLAMLELVRLKLVRLMQNSRFGAIWLYPAVAGEETASLHLEEDSLGYI
- the scpB gene encoding SMC-Scp complex subunit ScpB; the protein is MDTSELKAIVESLVFISDIPLRPERIAEAIEVERGRVVEILRELESEYRQARRGFVLEEVAGGFQFRTRAEHVEWVRRLNKSRPFRFSRAALETLAIIAYRQPITRAEIEYLRGVDSGGVVKTLLDRHLVRILGKKDIAGRPMIYGTTREFLELFGLGDLAALPTLKEFSEITPEVAGGEEGPSKGEYPDGESGDEA
- a CDS encoding pseudouridine synthase: MKERLQKLIAASGLASRREAERWITAGRVTVNGEFASLGDSADPACDRVEVDGRPLLVEEQKYYVLLNKPVGYVTTLSDPEGRPVVTDLVRDIPARLHPVGRLDLTTEGVLLLTNDGELTQRLAHPRHEVEKTYLVRLRGALSSAARRQLAEGVMLEDGLTAPARVEKVRATGSHTWLEITIREGRNRQVRRMCEAVGHPVSRLKRIRLAFLELDSLPAGKYRILSPAEVARLKRL